One genomic region from Nitrospirota bacterium encodes:
- a CDS encoding IS256 family transposase has translation MAPAQQDTAVAPIGQEQFQEFIRAQMREAVRIALCTVLEEEVTVLIGANPYERTATRRDHRNGYYARDLDTSVGHLEDLSVPRTRRGHQTQVFERYQRRRAEVDQTISEMFVRGVSTQGVGVVLEHLNGTQPSASTVSRVFHSLDEEYTAWKKRPLAEHYAYCFADGTYFSVIYEQEGYKMPILAVIGVRADGQREVLAFSVGDRENQNAWEQLLDELKTRGVKAIDLWITDGNQAMLNAIAAKFPTTSRQRCIKHKMENVLSYVPQSQREKLYPELRALFYQDSRIQADQAVAAFCAKYEASYPTAIECLKRDLDACLTFYAFPRKHWRTIRTTNVIERLFEEVKRRSHKMGAAFRNESSCLLMFYAVVRTLKFHNVIMSN, from the coding sequence ATGGCTCCTGCCCAGCAGGATACCGCAGTTGCACCAATTGGTCAAGAACAGTTTCAAGAATTTATTCGCGCTCAAATGCGCGAAGCGGTGCGGATAGCACTCTGCACCGTGCTCGAAGAAGAAGTGACGGTTTTGATTGGTGCCAATCCCTATGAACGAACCGCCACACGCCGCGATCACCGCAATGGGTATTATGCCCGTGACCTGGACACCAGTGTCGGTCACCTGGAAGATTTATCCGTGCCGCGCACCCGACGCGGACACCAAACACAAGTCTTTGAACGTTACCAACGGCGGCGTGCCGAAGTCGATCAGACCATTAGCGAAATGTTTGTGCGTGGTGTAAGCACCCAGGGTGTCGGCGTGGTGCTGGAACATCTCAATGGCACCCAACCGAGTGCCTCAACCGTCTCGCGGGTCTTTCATTCGCTCGATGAAGAATACACGGCTTGGAAAAAGCGTCCGCTCGCAGAACACTATGCCTATTGCTTTGCTGATGGCACGTACTTCAGTGTGATCTATGAGCAAGAAGGCTACAAAATGCCCATTTTAGCCGTGATTGGTGTGCGTGCCGATGGTCAGCGCGAAGTCCTCGCCTTCAGCGTCGGTGATCGCGAGAACCAGAATGCTTGGGAACAATTGCTCGACGAGCTCAAAACACGCGGCGTGAAAGCGATTGATCTCTGGATCACCGATGGCAACCAGGCGATGTTGAATGCGATTGCCGCTAAGTTTCCAACCACGTCGCGCCAACGCTGCATCAAACACAAAATGGAAAACGTGTTGAGTTATGTACCGCAGAGCCAACGCGAAAAACTGTATCCCGAACTGCGCGCGTTATTCTATCAAGACAGTCGTATCCAAGCCGATCAAGCGGTCGCGGCATTCTGTGCTAAATACGAAGCCAGTTATCCGACCGCTATCGAATGTTTGAAACGTGACTTGGATGCTTGCCTCACATTCTACGCCTTTCCGCGCAAACACTGGCGTACAATTCGGACGACCAATGTCATCGAGCGGTTATTTGAAGAGGTCAAGCGGCGCAGTCACAAAATGGGAGCTGCGTTTCGGAATGAATCGAGTTGCTTGTTAATGTTCTATGCCGTCGTCCGCACTTTGAAATTTCACAACGTCATCATGTCAAACTAG
- a CDS encoding UvrD-helicase domain-containing protein, with translation MFTVGLIVLLIGFVLLILYVAGILFYFWHQQSSKKESELRAKQANEINQANQKLRDFLTAEWDHIREAVEQFSHHANFEAGYFSNHQLSVWKDAYARVFQEIQDQKLDNLRLQPQDLETVRAFADDYQKAETLRAEYNKRFLDEELKRYGEFFDTVIPGKSLDHQQRTAIVMDEDNNLVIAGAGTGKTTTILGKVCYVIDRYAVAPPDILLISFTNKSASDLAGRIKIDGIEVKTFHKFGLDVIAAVEGHSPSIFNPTEGQLKSLLVRFLDELIADSGYLGQVIEFFTEFLKRPRSPFEFRNQGDYIQYLKDQNFRPYQLKELRGKSRKTYQTEIVKSVEECRIANFLLFNNLNYEYERPYEYAVADAEHRQYKPDFTITQNGRTVYLEHCGVARNGDVPPFFPRPGETLRDAKTRYWAKINWARDTHRAHNTTLIETYSYEMTEGALFQNLAQKLQAAGLLLQPKSPTEIWKIILESGQDEVDSFLTLLETFIALLKSNNYSIADVCARNGQTPDPFERMRNALVVALIEPIYERYQRYLAEQNKIDFNDMINQAASYITEGKYPRQYRYVIIDEFQDISIGRYQLVRALKTQNPDCKLFCVGDDWQSIYRFTGSDIALFREFEKFFGRTVKSKIETTYRFHEPLIKLSSDFILKNPNQEVKALKEPDVGSSSTTYKIVYSESEDRDDTLALQQVFNEISATTPDLPQKQILLLGRYSFDLDRIKNAQGLFRINKGNGQIRYDLPSQNRACPPMMAQYLTVHGSKGLEADIVILLNCNAGKYGFPSQVSDDPLLNLLLSKADQFENGEERRLFYVAMTRAKEKVYFIADRSYRSKFISELEVESGIPIFKKCPRCRTADLVKRSGIKNGKPWAFWGCTNYIYGCDYIEWIN, from the coding sequence ATGTTTACCGTCGGCCTTATCGTTCTGCTCATTGGTTTTGTTCTTTTGATATTATATGTCGCTGGGATTCTTTTTTATTTTTGGCATCAGCAGTCCAGCAAAAAGGAATCTGAGCTTCGGGCAAAACAAGCAAACGAAATAAACCAAGCCAATCAGAAGCTACGAGATTTTCTCACAGCTGAATGGGATCACATTCGTGAAGCGGTCGAGCAATTCTCACACCATGCAAACTTTGAGGCAGGATATTTTTCCAATCATCAATTGAGCGTTTGGAAAGATGCCTATGCTAGAGTCTTCCAAGAAATCCAAGATCAAAAGCTCGACAACTTGAGACTACAGCCACAAGACTTGGAAACTGTTCGCGCGTTTGCGGATGATTATCAGAAAGCCGAGACACTTCGCGCCGAGTACAACAAAAGATTCCTCGATGAGGAACTTAAGAGGTATGGCGAGTTTTTCGACACGGTCATTCCGGGAAAGAGTTTGGATCACCAACAACGAACCGCCATTGTTATGGATGAAGATAATAATCTCGTCATCGCTGGTGCAGGTACTGGCAAGACCACCACGATTCTTGGCAAGGTTTGCTACGTCATCGATCGATACGCCGTTGCTCCTCCAGATATTCTCCTGATTTCGTTCACCAACAAATCCGCGTCTGACTTGGCCGGTCGCATCAAGATAGATGGCATCGAAGTCAAAACCTTTCATAAGTTCGGACTCGATGTGATCGCGGCAGTGGAAGGTCATTCTCCCAGTATCTTTAACCCCACCGAAGGACAGCTCAAGTCGCTGCTGGTTCGATTCCTTGATGAATTGATCGCTGACTCGGGTTACCTCGGTCAAGTGATCGAGTTCTTTACGGAATTTCTCAAGCGACCACGATCTCCGTTTGAGTTTAGGAACCAAGGCGACTATATTCAATATCTCAAAGATCAGAATTTTAGACCCTATCAGCTCAAGGAACTCCGTGGGAAAAGCCGTAAGACGTATCAAACCGAGATTGTCAAGAGCGTCGAAGAGTGTCGGATCGCGAACTTTCTTTTGTTCAACAATTTGAATTATGAATATGAACGACCTTACGAATACGCTGTAGCGGATGCAGAGCATCGTCAATACAAACCGGATTTCACGATTACTCAGAACGGTCGCACGGTCTATCTTGAACATTGTGGCGTTGCGCGCAACGGCGATGTACCTCCTTTCTTCCCAAGACCCGGCGAAACGCTTCGGGATGCGAAAACGCGATACTGGGCGAAAATTAACTGGGCACGGGATACACACCGCGCGCACAATACGACCTTAATCGAAACGTACAGCTACGAGATGACCGAAGGAGCGCTCTTCCAGAACCTAGCCCAAAAGCTCCAAGCGGCAGGTTTACTGCTCCAACCTAAATCGCCAACGGAAATCTGGAAGATTATCCTTGAATCGGGCCAAGATGAGGTTGATAGTTTCCTTACTCTCCTGGAAACCTTTATTGCGCTTTTAAAATCCAACAATTATTCCATCGCCGATGTTTGCGCGCGCAATGGTCAAACCCCGGATCCTTTTGAACGAATGCGAAACGCACTCGTCGTTGCCCTCATTGAACCTATCTATGAGCGTTACCAACGGTACCTCGCCGAGCAAAACAAGATTGATTTTAACGACATGATCAATCAAGCCGCTTCGTATATCACGGAAGGAAAGTATCCCAGGCAATATCGTTATGTGATCATCGATGAGTTTCAAGATATTTCAATTGGTCGTTATCAACTGGTTCGTGCCCTCAAAACCCAAAACCCCGACTGCAAGCTTTTCTGTGTTGGAGACGACTGGCAATCCATCTACCGTTTTACCGGGAGTGACATTGCCCTCTTTAGAGAGTTTGAAAAGTTCTTTGGGCGGACCGTTAAATCGAAAATTGAAACCACCTATCGCTTTCATGAGCCCCTGATTAAATTGAGCAGCGATTTCATCCTCAAGAATCCGAATCAGGAAGTCAAAGCCCTGAAAGAACCCGACGTAGGATCAAGTTCGACGACCTACAAAATCGTCTATTCGGAATCAGAGGATCGAGATGATACCCTGGCCTTGCAGCAGGTGTTCAATGAGATTAGCGCGACCACGCCCGATCTTCCGCAAAAACAAATCTTACTTTTGGGTCGGTATTCCTTTGACCTCGACCGGATCAAAAATGCGCAAGGTCTTTTCAGGATCAACAAGGGAAATGGGCAAATCCGCTACGACCTACCCTCGCAAAACCGTGCATGTCCACCGATGATGGCGCAGTATTTAACCGTCCATGGATCCAAAGGGCTTGAGGCGGATATTGTCATCCTTTTGAACTGCAATGCCGGTAAGTATGGTTTTCCGTCCCAGGTTTCCGACGATCCTCTCTTGAATCTCCTACTCAGTAAAGCCGACCAATTTGAAAACGGTGAAGAACGGCGGCTGTTCTATGTAGCGATGACGCGAGCCAAAGAAAAGGTCTATTTCATTGCGGACCGTTCATATAGATCCAAGTTCATCAGCGAGCTCGAAGTCGAGAGTGGAATTCCCATCTTCAAGAAATGTCCGCGTTGCAGGACGGCAGATTTGGTCAAGCGAAGCGGAATAAAAAATGGCAAGCCCTGGGCTTTCTGGGGTTGCACCAACTATATCTACGGTTGCGATTATATAGAGTGGATTAACTGA